AGCCATACAATGCTACCAAACCATAGAAGCAATAGTAGATCAAAAGTTAGTTTCTGAGCAGACAAAAATTTCTTTACTCTTTAATAGAGGGCTTTGCAAACTTGAATTATGGGAAGTGCCAGAAGCTCAAGCATGTTTTGGTGCTGTTTGCTCACTAGCTGAAAAAAACAGTATTTTAGATGATTATATGATATATTCTCAATGTTGTCTGGCTTATCTGCATTCTTGCTCTGGTTCTCAAGCAGATGCTTTTTCTCTAGCTGAAAATGTCTATCTTTCTATCTCTTCCTCAAGCAGAATGACTTTGTGGGGAATAGGACACAGCCTTGCAACTCTGGCGTTTACTTATAAAAATTTAGATAATTTAGAAAAATCTTTACAGATATGCCAAGAAACTATTTTACATTGTGAAGAAAATAATTTTACGCAAATCAAAGGTAGAGCGATCGGTTGTTTGGCAGAAATTTATCGCGAAAAACAAGAATATAGCACAGCTATTTCCTATCACAAAGAAACTATAGATATACTACAAAAAATTGGTGCTAAAGCCAATTTAGCTAATGCTTATTATCAACTAGCATTGACTTATAAAATTACAGGTGAAACGCATAAGAGTAGAGATAATTTTCTAGAAGCAATTCGCCTCTTTCAAGAAATGCAAGCACCCAAGCAAGTAGAAAAAGTCCAAAAATCAATGGGTGTTTTTACAAAAGATTAATGAGCATCCGAGCTAACATACAGGAGAAGAATTAATAGTTGATGAGTTATTAATTTAATTAAGCTTGTAGTAAGCGTTTTTCCACTAAGATCTAAGCACTTTATTGCTTACTACAAACTTAAAATTTTTACCTAAAACTTATGTATATATTCTGAGCTTTTGCAGTAACTCTTGAGTTAACTGAGAAAAAGCTTTAGAACCTGATGATTGGGGAGCATTTAAAATCACAGGCATAAAACTATCAACTGCTTTCGCAACATTCACATCAACTGGTATTTGAGTTTGACATATTTTTTCTACACCAAAATCTTGATGAACGCGTTGCATCACTTGTTTATAATATCTGCCAGTTAACAAGTTGGCATTAGACATTGTAAAGACAATTCCCAGCATTTGAATATCAATTTTGGCTTCGTGTTCGTGGCTTTCTTTGAGCTGAGCAATACGTCTTTCTAGTAACTGAATACCCACCACAGATAAAGGTTCTGGTTTAGCAGGAAGAATGTAGAAATTGCTAGTAGCTAAAGCACTACGAGTCAAAAGATTATATCCTGGGGCGCAGTCTAAAATGATAAAATCATATTCTTCCCGGACTGGTTCTAAAAGTTTACCAAGTAAGACTCTTTCAAAACGATTCCAAATAGTTTCAAAATCCTTTTCTCCTAAAGTAACTGCTTGTTGATGCAGCATTTCGGAAACAACAAATTCATCATACAAATCAATATCCCCTGGTAACAAATTTAATCCGGGGAGATTACAAACTTGGGATAGAATTATATCTTGAATTGTATGTTTCTGTTCCGGTTCTGGATTGATAATTTGATCTATCAGATACCTAAACGTCTTTCTGTTTTTCCGGCGCTTGGCAAACTCCATAGGCGACATGAGACTAAGTGTCGCACTAATTTGACTATCTAAGTCAAGCACAAGTACTCGCTTACCATGTTCTTTTGCTAAACAAGTCGCTATATTCACGCTAAGAGTTGTTTTACCAACCCCACCTTTCATATTTGCAGTTGCAATTACATATCCCATTAGCTAAGTCCTTTAATCACGCATTCCGATCTAAGTAGCGTAAACGTTTGGTTGTTGGGTGAAAACTTTCGGTTATTTTAAGATTTTCCGATTTGCAAAAATTATTCTTGGTTGAGCAGTCTGCATTATACCAGCGAGGGGTGGTTTTGGTTTATGTAGAAGGAATTTGAATATTACTAGCAAATAAACTTTGTAAGCGTTGTAGTTTAGAAGCATTTTGGTAAAGTAAATCACCTTTTCCTAATAGATATGCGGCTGTTGTTTCTGTACCTCCCAGAATAATTTTTGAATCTGCTTCACTAGCAGTACGTAAGGCTACTCTCCCTGGTAAATTTGAGCGTATTATGGGAGTGACTATTTTAGCTTCGGGACGTTGAGTAGCAATAATTAGATGAATTCCAGCGGCTCTTGCCTTTGCACCTAATCGTTTAATATATTGCTCTAGTGCTGTGCGGGTTTCTTTTTCTGCCATCAAATCGGCGTATTCATCAAAAATACAGACTATTCGAGGTAAAGACTGACGAGAAGTTTGATTGTATGTAGTTAGATCAGCACACCTAGCTTGTTCAAAGTGTTGGTAACGCAATTCCATTTCTGTTACCAGTTCATCCATTAATTCAATAGCGCGATCGCTTTCTTTGACAACAGGCGCATACAACCACTGCATTTCCTCAAACTCGGGAAACGTCACCCGTTTGGGATCAACAAGAGCAATTTTTAGGTGTTTGGGTGAATGACGAATAATGAGACTGAGGAGAAGCGATCGCAAAAATTCACTTTTACCACTTCCTGTCGTACCCCCAACCAAAAAATGACAAGTATTCGGATCAGATAAATCAGCCTCTACTAATTGTCCTTCCAAATTTACCCCAATGGCAATTTTCACTGGTGCTGTAGCAGGTAAAACTTGTGGCTTGATATAATCTGCAAACTTCGCAACTTGTCTATCGCAACGAGGTAAATCAACACTGACATAACCAGCTTGAGGTGCAATGAAGGGAGGATCTGCTAACCCCAACTGCACTTGTAAATCTTTAGATAAACGCAAAATCGAGTTAACGCTTACGCCTAAATGAGGTTTCAGCTTCACACGAATAAAAGCTGAACCAACAGCCGCACCTTGGTAATCAACTTTGATTTTAAAAGATTGCAGAGTTGCAACCAATTCTTCAGCAATTGCATCAGCATTAACAGATTCCTGGCTATTCTTTATAGAAGAGATATCTGTTGAAACAAAATAAGTTTGACATTTTTGTTTTTGAGGACAAATTTCACACAGGTGAGGCTGAGTTGTCGGTGGTGGTGGATTAGGATGAGGTGGTTCCCAAGTCAACCATTGTTGCATTTGTTGTAATTTATAAGGAATCAGCCTATGAACTGTATTTTCTAGTTCTTCCCAGGTATATTTATACTCTTTAAATTCTGGCAAAACACAATATACTGCTGAATCTACAGGTACTTTCTTCTTTTGCCACAGCATGTAACTATAAAGTGCAACTTGCGCTAATTGTGCTGACGGATCTACAGGCTGATAAGTTTTGAATTCAACTACACAAAGGCGCTTGAGTTCAAAGTTGAAAACTAAGCAATCAAATTCTCCTACTACTTTTTGTTTGCTTTCATCAGGTAGATCAAAATAATGTTCAAGCTTACGTCCTTCTGAGATAAAAGTGTTACTCATCAGCTTTTCTGCACTACAATAGCGACGATTGACTACAAGTATTTCTGCGAAGCGTTTGATTAGTCCTTGTAATCCTTGCCAAACATTTAATAATGGCTGTGCTTGGTTGACATCTTTAGCAACAGCTTTTTCTAAATAAGCAGAAAATTTGAGTTGATAAAAAAGCTGCTGCATGGTAGAGGCTATTTCCTCTACCTTTAATTGGGATACACCAAGTTGAAATAATTCTTTAAATTTTGGTTCATCAGTAGCTAAATTAATGAATTCATCAGCTAAATAATGAAATACATTACCAATACCAAGTTTATTATCTGATGGTATAAATAAGCTATTGCCGCCAAAATGCTGATGCAAATAAAATAGGCGAGGACACTCAAAAGCAACTCTAACTTTAGTAGCAGATAAAGATAAATTTTCAGATACATCTTTTGAGTGCTTTGAGGTGTTAGGCATATGAGCAAAAATATTACTGACAGTATTATGATTTAAAATTTTTAATAAATATTGATGCACAGCAGCTAGGTACACTGTATCCATTGCGGCATAATGTAGCTGCTTTTCCGTCAAAGGACGCTTTCCCCAGTCACTTCCCTGTTCTTCCTTGTTGACATCACAAAAGTGACATAATTCAGTAGCTAAAGTTTTGAGTTGCAAGTTAGATACTTTTAAAATATCTTTTTTAATCCTTCTTGCTATTTTCAGAGTACAAGTAACATTCTGTGCAGAATTTCCACCTAAATACTTTAAATCAAAACTAGCATTATGAAATATTTTTTCAACTTTGGGATTAATCATGATTTGGTTAATAAAAAATAAAACCAAATCAGGCTGATGCAACACATCAAGAATATAAGTAAATTTTCCTGTCAAATCTCTAGGTTCTATCAGTATCTGAATTAATGACAATTTTGGATCAGAAGTTTGCCAATCTGCAACTTCTGTATCTAACCATAGTGTTTTAGCCAGGGCAAATTTTGCTATTTGCATCCTGATTTCAGTAGGTTCTTTCAGGTACTGCATGGCTAAACATTAATTATATTTTATTGACTAAACAAATTAATCGGTCTTGTAACTTAGCTTTAGGATTGATAATTTTTACTTTTTGTTCCTGACATAATAAATCAATCAAGAGTTGAAGATCAGTTTCTTCTACTTCAGGAAACTGAGCAACAGACTGGGAAATTAAAGTTGCTACTCCCATATAGCTTTGAGTTTTGACTAAATTTAGCATAAAATCTTTAACTGGTCGCAAATCTTTTTTGCCGTTTCTATCAACAGTATCAGAACCTTGTTGAGAAATAATTCCTAAATCCTGCAATAAAGCACATTTATTTAAAATTTTAGTTTCACGAGTTAAAGATTGTAGTTCTTGTAAAGTAATAGTATTACCACCAAGCACCAATTCCTGAGCGATCGCAGAATTTACTAAACTATCGTATGTTGCTAAGTAATGAACTGAAGCAAGATTTGGTTTAATGTGATGATGATTGGTTCCTTTGAAAATTTGATTATAGATTTTATAACCAACCAGTTTTGTGTTTCCTACCGTGTTGATTCTAATCAAATATAGTTTTTTACAAATATTTTCTTGAATTGCTTTTTGACAAGCATTCATTATATTGAAAAAACTTGTCATATTAGCATCTTCTGTCCACACTATTCCTACTTTGTCTTGTTTATCAGGTGCTTGATAACTTAAGGAATAGCTAGCATATTTACCTTTGAGCAGTTTTGGCTTAATCGATTGTACTTGTAATGCCTCTAAAACTTCTTGCACCATCTTGATTAAGTCAGTTGCTGGTAAAAGAGATATTTTTCCTATTTTACTTTGAGTTTTCTTAAATTCCTGCTGCCATAGAAGTTGAAATTCAGCTATGATTCTTTCTCGATTTGATATATCAATTATTCTATCAGAGTCTTGATTTACGAGTGTAATAACTGGCTGATTATTATTTTGTAATGTTTTGGTAGATGAATAATTTGTTTGATGCTTAGTAGGAATTTTTACTTTGGTATTTCCTAATAAAATTTTGTATTTTTGATACTCTAATCTACCCAAGATTAGAGCATTCCTTGGCATTGTTTTACCACCAGGAAAATTTGCCTCCAATAATTGCTGAGTTAAGGGAAAAATAGGTGAATTCGGTTTAGGGTTTGCTTTTTGATGTAGTGATTGTAATTTATCAGCCCAAAGCGATTCTGCTTGATCTAAATTAATAGGTTTGAGTGATACTAACCTGTCAATACGAGCTTTGTCTGATTGTAAAATATAGTTTTTGCAGCGTATCCAGTTATCCTTAACTATGCTGATAATTATTAAAAAATTTTTGAGATTGTCGTTGTGAATAGTAGTATTAATATTAAAAATAAGTTGAGAATTTGAATTAAAATTTATTGATGCTTCAACTTGATCAAAGCATAAAACTATTGGTTGAGTATCAGTGGAAATTTTACCAAAATTAGCTAATATATTTTTTGCTGCATCCTCAGTATCAATACAGTATTTCACTCTTAAAGCTTGCATTGATTCTTCACTGATATCATCTCCTTTTAACCACTCGCACGCTATGGTATAAAGTTCAGGATTTGTCAAGTCGTGTAGCACTCCGAAAAAAACCTCAGGATTATAAATACCTGCCTGTTGGTAGTTATCCTTAAGATGCTTGATAAATTTTTGGCGATCATTCAGTAACAATTTCCAGATGTTATCATTTTTATTAATAAAAGCAGATAAGCTCTTTAGCCAAAGTATCAGTTGAGATTCTTGCTGACCATTTGGTACTTTGATTAAACTATCAACCGTATAGCGCAAAACATGTCGCCATATATAGTCATTTTCAGCCCAAGGGCCAATATAAGCAAAAAAAGCTTTAGGATTAAATTTATGCTTGAGTCTACCTAGTAAATAACTTTTGCCAGAACCCGAATCACCTATCAGCAATACAGTACGACTGCGATGGTCTATCGTCACTAATTGTAATAATTCTTCAATCTCATTGATTGCTTCTTGATGAATAGATTCAACCACAGATTTGAAGTCTTGATGTTCAGTCCAAAAATTACCTGTTTTCAAATTTACTAGGTCAAACGGGTTAACCTCACGTTGAATAATTTCGTTGATTGATGCCATACTTAAATTTTGATGAGAGAGCGAACTTCAATTATGTGTAAAATTGCAGTAATGATTGCTAGTTAACACTGATAAAAAACAGCGAACCACCTACATTTTGTTGAATTCCAGCATCAACTTGTTCTGGAGTATAAGGTTTTGGATCTAATAGGGTGCTAAACTCAATTTGATCATTCCTTTGTAACCGATACAGCGCCTTATCCAACTCATCCCGTGACAATGGCGGTTGCAACTTTTGCCGCAAATGGTAAATTGGCAAATAATTATCAGTACCAAGCTCTTTATCTAATTTCTGGATAGTTTGTAAAATTTCTTCGTCAGTGATATTGATAATCGTCTCAACACCTGACTCTGTACTGTGAACAGCTGAAGTAGAGACTTGTTCTGGTTTAACTCTCAAAGTTTTTCGCAGAAAGCGCACGTAATTATTTAGTAGATCCAAGCTAATGTTTGCAGCACCTTTGGGACTGTAGTCATCTCGTAAAAATTCTATTCCACGTTCAGTCAGCCAAACCTCAGGTTTCGTTCTTTTGATTTTAAGTTCAACTTCAATTAATCCGCGATCGCTTAAAGTTTTCAATATTGTGTCTCTTTCTGCGGCTTTGAGTGAAGTAATCTTACTAGGAGTGATTTTGCCTGAAGTTTTACTTAGCTTCTCTAAAACTTTACGTTCTTTATCTGTAATCGGTAATTCGGCTGGATCAAGTTTCAATAGTGCTTGACCAGGCGATAAAATCTTGACTGTGGCAGTCTCACGCGAAAAGTCTACTAGATTGCGATCGCCTAAATCTCGACATATATTATCTTTACCTTTAAAGGTTTTGAAAACACTACCACTAAGGCTTGCTCGATAGTTAGAACATCCTAACAGCTTTAGTAAGAACTTTAATTCATTAGTATCCATGCGGGTAATCTTACCTGTGTCTGAATCAGCACTACTCTAGCTAAAATGGCTATAATTGACACACCTACTCCATCGTAGCGAGAATTAATGCAATCAGGCAAAGTGCTGTATTCTTTCTTTAGGTGAGTCCAAAAAATAAACTATCCAATTTTTTACTCAAGGCGATTTTCCCCTTCCCTTGTCTCCCTTGTCTTCCTTGTCTCCCTTGTCCCCCTTACTACCCCCGTACCTGTCGCAATACTTCAAACGCCTTTCCCCTCACACCCCCAGGTAAAAACGATAACCATAACCCAGTCCACGCTTTAGCAACAGAAAAAGACTTACCGGCAAAAACTAACTCTCTACCTTTTTTAACTTCTCCCTTTTCAATCAACCGCAAACCTAAGAACAACTGTGTTTCTGCAAGACGCTGTAACCTAACTTTCTCTAACTTATCTGACTCAAATTTATAACTACTTAAATACCGCAATTTATCCTGCAAATAAGGAATAGCACGATTGATTCCTTGCTGTTCTGCATGTACGCGATATTCCATCAACAATTCTGGTAAATAATAACCTTTTTTACCTGCTAAAGCGAGCCGCACAAATAAATCATTGTCCTCGCAATTTTGCCAATTAGGTTGCATAAACTCTAACTCTGACAAAGTTTGGCGACGAAATAAAGTTGCACCAATTTGAAAACTTTGTTGAATAAATACTACTTCTAATAAATTATTTACAACACCTGCTGATAAATTTGCTCTACCCCAGCGACGAGAATTGTCTTGAGTTTTGACTTCATCTTTAATATTGTCAATATTAATAATCCAATGGTCAGTACTAACAAAATCAATGCTATGGTCTTGATCTAAAATGGTTGCAGTACGTACTAAAAAATCTGGTGTTAATCTATCATCATCATCAAATTTGATAAAATATTCACCTGTAGCAGCCTCAAACCCAGAGCGCATATTATTGCTTTTACCGATATTTTGCGAGTGGCGAATATATCTAATGCGGCTATCTGTGTATTGCGAGATTAATTTGGGTGTACCATCACGAGAACCATCATCACAGATAATTAATTCTAAGTCTTGATAAGTTTGCTGTAGTACACTGTCAATAGCAAAAGGTAAAAGCTTAACTCGGTTAAAAGTTGGAATACAAATACTGATTTTTGGCATATTTTTTTATAATATAAAAAATACTAACTAGCAACTTAATCGGTGTTAATCTGTGTGCATTGGTATTCGATTCATCAATTTTTTCTCAGCCATGATCTCTCCTAAGCAAATCAAGCAATCGTTCTTTTAATTTTCTTCATCACCCTTTTAATTAATCGATTAGTCTTTGCTGTTACAGTTGGCGGTTTTAGTTGCTGTGGTTTCTGCTTTGGTTGTTTGAGAAATCGATAATATAAAAATTCTTCTCGATAGCAAATATTAACATCTTCACCACGACACAAACGGGCAAAATCACTGGCAGGGTAGCTCATATAGTGAATCCGATGAATAGGTTTTAATCCCTCTTGGTTGTAAAGGATATTGTCAATATTGACAAATAAATCTGCATTAGCACAATTACCTGTTTTGTCTTCACCGTTAGGGCTAAGAGTATAGTTAAAAATAGAGTACTTGCCATCTATCGTCATGTAATTAAATAAAGCTGAACTTGACCACCAAAATTTTTTATTTATCCATTCAACTTCTCTTTTTTCAATCAGGTGGTGCATCAGATTATTTAATTGATCAATTCCAAAGAGTCCCTGGTGGGAACCAAAAAAACTATTGCAATGAATTCTAGAACGTAATTGAGCTTTTGCAATATTAGTTGCACGTTGGGCAAGTTCAAGATTAATATCTGTAGCAGCTTCAGGCTTGGCATGTTCCCAATCATCAAAAACTAAATCGTAAGTGTCTAGTTTGATTAAGACATCATCAATTGGTTTCATTACTAAGCTGTCGGCATCATAAAATATGAACTTTTCAAAATCTCCATCAAATGCAGCGAATTTTCTATGAACAAAACCTTTATACCAGCCAGGACGGGTTAACTGAGATTCTTGAGTTCTTGGATGAGCATCCCACACTTGATTGACAAAATCATCCCAACGCTGAATTGTCTCCCAATTCTCAAAAAGACTAACATTTGGTCTAGACTTAATTTCTTTTGCAATTAGCTCTAATTGTTGATTATAGGGAATAATACAAACTGGGATCTCTGGACTAATATTTCTTTCAATGCTATTTAATAATGCAACCAACTGGTCATAAACAGCATCATTAGCAAGAGTATAAATACCAACTGTTTTCATACTGATCAATTATCTTGATATTGAAGTTATTAAGTAGTGGTCATGAACTGTATAGCTGAATACAAATGAAAAACCTCACCCCTCTCCTTGTCAAGAAGAGGGGTGTCCGATAGGACTGAGAGAGGTGACTTTCAAGTCAGTTTAAATACATAGAGTTCTAGATGATGACATAAAATACACCAACAGGTCATTCTATATACATCACTGTACTTGTCAATATTATTCCCAACTAAATTCCTTTATGAACATTTTGATGTTATCTTCCACTTTTCCTTATCCGCCAACGCGGGGAGGAACCCAAGTGCGAACGTTTAACTTACTCAAGTATCTTCATCAACGCCATGCTATTACTCTTGTCACTCAACGGGAAGCTGATGTCACAGATGCAGAAATTACAGACTTACAAAATTGGGTAAAGAATTTAGTTGTTTTTAAGCGTCCTCCTGATTTAGGAACTAGTGGCAGTGTAGTAAAGAAAATTCAACGATTTATTAGTTTTGTACAAGATGGAATTCCACCGAGTATCTTAAACCGCTATTGTGGGGAAATGCAAGAATGGATTGATAATTTTGTACAGGCAGGAAAATGTGATGTTATTACCTGCGAACATAGTGCCAATGAAATCTATATAAAACCTCATTTTAAAAAACAGGTAAGAACTATAGTTAATGTGCATAGTTCTGTTTATGGAACCTGCCGCAACCAACTAGAAATTGGTATTTCTGAAAATCCTTGGCGAGATAGAATAAACTTACCTTTGTTACGACGTTACGAACAACACTACTGCTCTAAATTTTCAGCAATTGTAGCGACTACACAAGAAGATCAAATTCAACTGCAACAGTTCAATCCTAATGCTGAGATTACCATAATTCCTAATGGTGTGGATTTAGAATCATTTCCCTATCGCATTAGTGATCCGACAGGACACCGTTTAGTTTTTATCGGTGCAATGGATAATTTAGCAAATATTGATGCCGTCTGCTTTTTTAGCAACGAAGTTTTACCAAAAGTTCAAGAACG
Above is a genomic segment from Fischerella sp. JS2 containing:
- a CDS encoding transcription factor RcaD, with protein sequence MDTNELKFLLKLLGCSNYRASLSGSVFKTFKGKDNICRDLGDRNLVDFSRETATVKILSPGQALLKLDPAELPITDKERKVLEKLSKTSGKITPSKITSLKAAERDTILKTLSDRGLIEVELKIKRTKPEVWLTERGIEFLRDDYSPKGAANISLDLLNNYVRFLRKTLRVKPEQVSTSAVHSTESGVETIINITDEEILQTIQKLDKELGTDNYLPIYHLRQKLQPPLSRDELDKALYRLQRNDQIEFSTLLDPKPYTPEQVDAGIQQNVGGSLFFISVN
- a CDS encoding glycosyltransferase family 4 protein, translating into MNILMLSSTFPYPPTRGGTQVRTFNLLKYLHQRHAITLVTQREADVTDAEITDLQNWVKNLVVFKRPPDLGTSGSVVKKIQRFISFVQDGIPPSILNRYCGEMQEWIDNFVQAGKCDVITCEHSANEIYIKPHFKKQVRTIVNVHSSVYGTCRNQLEIGISENPWRDRINLPLLRRYEQHYCSKFSAIVATTQEDQIQLQQFNPNAEITIIPNGVDLESFPYRISDPTGHRLVFIGAMDNLANIDAVCFFSNEVLPKVQERYPDTTFDIVGSRPVPEVLALQAKPGITVTGRVPSMVEYLHKATVCVVPMRTGFGIKNKTLEAMAAGIPVVASDRGLEGLAVDGANVPLTALRANHPAEYISAISHLFSNSQLRDELSSNGRQLIENEFTWESAGKRYEQICIEKLP
- a CDS encoding ATP-binding protein, with protein sequence MASINEIIQREVNPFDLVNLKTGNFWTEHQDFKSVVESIHQEAINEIEELLQLVTIDHRSRTVLLIGDSGSGKSYLLGRLKHKFNPKAFFAYIGPWAENDYIWRHVLRYTVDSLIKVPNGQQESQLILWLKSLSAFINKNDNIWKLLLNDRQKFIKHLKDNYQQAGIYNPEVFFGVLHDLTNPELYTIACEWLKGDDISEESMQALRVKYCIDTEDAAKNILANFGKISTDTQPIVLCFDQVEASINFNSNSQLIFNINTTIHNDNLKNFLIIISIVKDNWIRCKNYILQSDKARIDRLVSLKPINLDQAESLWADKLQSLHQKANPKPNSPIFPLTQQLLEANFPGGKTMPRNALILGRLEYQKYKILLGNTKVKIPTKHQTNYSSTKTLQNNNQPVITLVNQDSDRIIDISNRERIIAEFQLLWQQEFKKTQSKIGKISLLPATDLIKMVQEVLEALQVQSIKPKLLKGKYASYSLSYQAPDKQDKVGIVWTEDANMTSFFNIMNACQKAIQENICKKLYLIRINTVGNTKLVGYKIYNQIFKGTNHHHIKPNLASVHYLATYDSLVNSAIAQELVLGGNTITLQELQSLTRETKILNKCALLQDLGIISQQGSDTVDRNGKKDLRPVKDFMLNLVKTQSYMGVATLISQSVAQFPEVEETDLQLLIDLLCQEQKVKIINPKAKLQDRLICLVNKI
- a CDS encoding Npun_R2821/Npun_R2822 family protein, which encodes MKTVGIYTLANDAVYDQLVALLNSIERNISPEIPVCIIPYNQQLELIAKEIKSRPNVSLFENWETIQRWDDFVNQVWDAHPRTQESQLTRPGWYKGFVHRKFAAFDGDFEKFIFYDADSLVMKPIDDVLIKLDTYDLVFDDWEHAKPEAATDINLELAQRATNIAKAQLRSRIHCNSFFGSHQGLFGIDQLNNLMHHLIEKREVEWINKKFWWSSSALFNYMTIDGKYSIFNYTLSPNGEDKTGNCANADLFVNIDNILYNQEGLKPIHRIHYMSYPASDFARLCRGEDVNICYREEFLYYRFLKQPKQKPQQLKPPTVTAKTNRLIKRVMKKIKRTIA
- a CDS encoding DNA translocase FtsK, encoding MQYLKEPTEIRMQIAKFALAKTLWLDTEVADWQTSDPKLSLIQILIEPRDLTGKFTYILDVLHQPDLVLFFINQIMINPKVEKIFHNASFDLKYLGGNSAQNVTCTLKIARRIKKDILKVSNLQLKTLATELCHFCDVNKEEQGSDWGKRPLTEKQLHYAAMDTVYLAAVHQYLLKILNHNTVSNIFAHMPNTSKHSKDVSENLSLSATKVRVAFECPRLFYLHQHFGGNSLFIPSDNKLGIGNVFHYLADEFINLATDEPKFKELFQLGVSQLKVEEIASTMQQLFYQLKFSAYLEKAVAKDVNQAQPLLNVWQGLQGLIKRFAEILVVNRRYCSAEKLMSNTFISEGRKLEHYFDLPDESKQKVVGEFDCLVFNFELKRLCVVEFKTYQPVDPSAQLAQVALYSYMLWQKKKVPVDSAVYCVLPEFKEYKYTWEELENTVHRLIPYKLQQMQQWLTWEPPHPNPPPPTTQPHLCEICPQKQKCQTYFVSTDISSIKNSQESVNADAIAEELVATLQSFKIKVDYQGAAVGSAFIRVKLKPHLGVSVNSILRLSKDLQVQLGLADPPFIAPQAGYVSVDLPRCDRQVAKFADYIKPQVLPATAPVKIAIGVNLEGQLVEADLSDPNTCHFLVGGTTGSGKSEFLRSLLLSLIIRHSPKHLKIALVDPKRVTFPEFEEMQWLYAPVVKESDRAIELMDELVTEMELRYQHFEQARCADLTTYNQTSRQSLPRIVCIFDEYADLMAEKETRTALEQYIKRLGAKARAAGIHLIIATQRPEAKIVTPIIRSNLPGRVALRTASEADSKIILGGTETTAAYLLGKGDLLYQNASKLQRLQSLFASNIQIPST
- a CDS encoding ParA family protein, encoding MGYVIATANMKGGVGKTTLSVNIATCLAKEHGKRVLVLDLDSQISATLSLMSPMEFAKRRKNRKTFRYLIDQIINPEPEQKHTIQDIILSQVCNLPGLNLLPGDIDLYDEFVVSEMLHQQAVTLGEKDFETIWNRFERVLLGKLLEPVREEYDFIILDCAPGYNLLTRSALATSNFYILPAKPEPLSVVGIQLLERRIAQLKESHEHEAKIDIQMLGIVFTMSNANLLTGRYYKQVMQRVHQDFGVEKICQTQIPVDVNVAKAVDSFMPVILNAPQSSGSKAFSQLTQELLQKLRIYT
- a CDS encoding glycosyltransferase family 2 protein — its product is MPKISICIPTFNRVKLLPFAIDSVLQQTYQDLELIICDDGSRDGTPKLISQYTDSRIRYIRHSQNIGKSNNMRSGFEAATGEYFIKFDDDDRLTPDFLVRTATILDQDHSIDFVSTDHWIINIDNIKDEVKTQDNSRRWGRANLSAGVVNNLLEVVFIQQSFQIGATLFRRQTLSELEFMQPNWQNCEDNDLFVRLALAGKKGYYLPELLMEYRVHAEQQGINRAIPYLQDKLRYLSSYKFESDKLEKVRLQRLAETQLFLGLRLIEKGEVKKGRELVFAGKSFSVAKAWTGLWLSFLPGGVRGKAFEVLRQVRG